One region of Manis pentadactyla isolate mManPen7 chromosome 9, mManPen7.hap1, whole genome shotgun sequence genomic DNA includes:
- the FASLG gene encoding tumor necrosis factor ligand superfamily member 6 has protein sequence MQQPWDYPCPPIYWVDSGTSSRWVSPGSVLPSAPSVPGRPGQRRPPPPPPPPPALPPLPPLPPLPLEKRRDRSTGLCLLVLFFMVLVTLVGLGLGMFQLFHLQKELAELREATSQRHVASSLEKQIGPSNPSSEKRELKKVAHLTGKPNARSIPLEWEDTYGITLVSGVKYKKGGLVINDTGLYFVYSKVYFRGQSCNNWPLNHKVFMRNSKYPQDLVLMEGKMMNYCTTGQMWARSSYLGAVFNLTSADHLYVNVSELSLVNFEESKTFFGLYKL, from the exons ATGCAGCAGCCCTGGGATTACCCATGCCCCCCGATCTACTGGGTGGACAGCGGAACCAGCAGCCGCTGGGTGTCTCCAGGCTCAGTTCTCCCCAGTGCACCGTCTGTGCCAGGGAGGCCAGGGCAAAGGAGGCCACCGCCACCGCCGCCACCCCCGCCGGCcctgcccccactgcccccactGCCCCCGCTGCCTCTGGAGAAGCGGAGGGACCGCAGCACAGGCCTGTGCCTCCTTGTGCTGTTTTTCATGGTTCTGGTAACCCTCGTGGGACTGGGGCTCGGGATGTTTCAGCTTTTCCACCTGCAGAAGGAATTGGCCGAACTCAGAGAG GCCACCAGCCAAAGGCACGTAGCATCATCTTTGGAGAAGCAAATAG GTCCCTCCAATCCATCCTCTGAAAAAAGAGAGCTGAAGAAAGTGGCCCATTTAACAG GCAAGCCCAACGCAAGATCCATCCCTCTGGAATGGGAAGACACATATGGAATCACCCTCGTCTCCGGAGTGAAGTATAAGAAGGGTGGCCTTGTGATCAATGACACGGGGCTGTACTTTGTGTATTCCAAAGTGTACTTCCGGGGTCAGTCCTGCAACAACTGGCCCCTGAACCACAAGGTCTTTATGAGGAACTCTAAGTATCCCCAGGACCTGGTGCTGATGGAGGGGAAGATGATGAATTACTGCACTACTGGCCAGATGTGGGCCCGCAGCAGCTACTTGGGGGCAGTGTTCAATCTCACCAGTGCTGACCACTTATATGTCAATGTCTCTGAGCTCTCTCTGGTCAATTTTGAGGAATCTAAGACATTTTTTGGCTTATATAAGCTCTAA